Proteins encoded by one window of Candidatus Dadabacteria bacterium:
- a CDS encoding BCCT family transporter, protein MNNTHGHPAGQGNLQIFGLDINVPVFVASGISILIFTIGALIFREAATEVLGTLRVSITTQFDWLFMSAANICFLFCVLLIVSPLGNVRLGGAHAVPEYSKFTWLSMIFTAGVAIGLLFYGVLEPVYYLLNPPLGIDPSDTKATQAVAISAATFHWGLSPWAFYGTVGLGLAFFSYNRGLPLTVRSAFYPLLGERVWGWSGHIIDVLAIFATLFGLATSLGLGAKQAVAGFDYLFGIPATDMTYIVFIALTTFLATISVLSGLNVGIRRLSQVTVALALLVLVFVFFSGPTQYILTSFFAGLGDYFVKAVPLSNWVGREDTGFLHGWTTFYWAWWISWTPFVGMFIARISRGRTVREFLVWVLVLPTLFCLLWMSVFGGTAIHQLLFDGYTGVTEIITQWRPELALFKMLEQLPMTQIISFVSVVLLVIFFITSSDSASLVIDITSAGGKLDAPASQRVFWCTLEGGVAIALLLGGGLKSLQAASLIAGLPFSILLILMTVSIWKGLKSETR, encoded by the coding sequence ATGAACAACACTCACGGTCACCCGGCCGGACAGGGCAATCTGCAGATATTCGGTCTTGATATAAACGTTCCGGTATTCGTGGCGTCCGGCATTTCCATACTCATTTTCACGATCGGGGCGCTGATCTTCCGGGAGGCTGCCACGGAAGTGCTGGGGACGCTTCGCGTCTCGATTACCACCCAGTTTGACTGGCTTTTCATGAGCGCGGCCAACATATGCTTTCTGTTCTGCGTTCTCCTGATTGTGTCTCCCTTGGGAAATGTGCGCCTCGGCGGCGCTCACGCTGTTCCGGAGTACTCAAAGTTCACCTGGCTCTCAATGATTTTTACGGCGGGAGTCGCCATCGGTCTGCTCTTCTACGGAGTGCTTGAACCCGTTTATTACCTGCTTAACCCCCCTCTGGGGATTGATCCGTCCGATACCAAGGCGACCCAGGCCGTCGCCATATCCGCGGCAACCTTTCACTGGGGACTCTCACCGTGGGCGTTCTACGGAACCGTGGGTCTGGGCCTCGCTTTTTTCTCCTACAACAGGGGACTGCCACTTACGGTCCGCTCGGCGTTCTACCCTCTTCTCGGAGAACGCGTGTGGGGCTGGAGCGGGCACATTATAGATGTGCTTGCCATATTCGCCACGCTGTTCGGTCTTGCCACGTCGCTCGGCCTCGGAGCCAAGCAGGCCGTGGCCGGTTTTGACTACCTTTTCGGAATTCCGGCGACGGATATGACTTACATCGTGTTCATAGCCCTGACCACTTTCCTGGCCACCATCTCGGTGCTAAGCGGGCTCAACGTGGGAATCAGGCGCCTGAGTCAGGTCACCGTTGCACTTGCACTGCTTGTGTTGGTGTTCGTTTTCTTCTCCGGACCGACGCAGTACATACTGACCAGCTTCTTCGCGGGACTTGGGGACTATTTCGTAAAGGCCGTACCCCTTAGCAACTGGGTAGGGAGGGAGGATACGGGCTTTCTGCACGGCTGGACGACCTTTTACTGGGCCTGGTGGATTTCGTGGACGCCGTTTGTAGGGATGTTCATCGCCCGCATCTCAAGGGGCAGAACCGTACGCGAATTCCTTGTCTGGGTCTTGGTTCTTCCGACCCTTTTCTGCCTGCTGTGGATGAGCGTTTTCGGCGGCACGGCCATCCACCAGCTTCTCTTCGACGGTTACACGGGCGTTACGGAGATAATCACCCAGTGGAGACCGGAACTCGCGCTTTTCAAGATGCTAGAGCAGCTTCCCATGACGCAGATCATCTCTTTTGTAAGCGTCGTTCTTCTCGTGATCTTCTTTATCACTTCATCGGATTCGGCTTCGCTTGTAATCGATATCACATCCGCCGGAGGAAAGCTTGACGCTCCCGCCTCGCAGCGGGTGTTCTGGTGCACCCTTGAGGGCGGGGTCGCCATCGCCCTGCTTCTCGGAGGAGGCCTTAAATCCCTGCAGGCCGCCTCGCTCATAGCCGGGCTTCCGTTCTCAATACTGCTCATTCTGATGACTGTAAGCATATGGAAGGGGCTTAAGAGCGAGACCCGCTGA